One Coffea arabica cultivar ET-39 chromosome 5c, Coffea Arabica ET-39 HiFi, whole genome shotgun sequence DNA window includes the following coding sequences:
- the LOC140007871 gene encoding protein translation factor SUI1 homolog, whose product MSEFDLQTPAAFDPFAEANADNSGAGSKDYVHIRIQQRNGRKSLTTVQGLNKEFSYNKILKDLKKEFCCNGTVVQDPELGQVIQLQGDQRKNVSSFLVQAGIVKKEHIKIHGF is encoded by the exons ATGTCTGAATTCGATCTCCAGACTCCAGCTGCTTTTG ACCCTTTTGCTGAGGCCAATGCTGATAACTCGGGTGCTGGGTCAAAGGATTATGTGCATATCCGTATCCAACAACGTAATGGTAGGAAAAGCCTGACTACTGTGCAAGGGTTGAACAAAGAGTTCAGTTACAATAAAATCCTGAAGGACCTCAAGAAAGAGTTTTGCTGCAATGGTACTGTTGTCCAAGACCCAGAACTAGGCCAG GTCATTCAACTCCAAGGGGATCAGCGTAAGAATGTTTCAAGTTTCCTTGTTCAG GCTGGGATCGTAAAGAAGGAACACATAAAGATTCATGGTTTTTAA
- the LOC113688858 gene encoding thiamine thiazole synthase, chloroplastic-like, protein MASMATATFTSTLSSKPRTTLFGNSRSSFHGLPVSSSPHLQPIKSTPQNSSLISMSASATPPYDLQSFTFDPIKESIVSREMTRRYMMDMITYADTDVVIVGAGSAGLSCAYELSKNPSVQVAIIEQSVSPGGGAWLGGQLFSAMVVRKPAHLFLDELGVDYDEQDNYVVIKHAALFTSTIMSKLLARPNVKLFNAVAAEDLIVKGSRVGGVVTNWALVSMNHDTQSCMDPNVVEAKVVVSSCGHDGPFGATGVKRLKSIGMIENVPGMKALDMNAAEDAIVRLTREIVPGMIVTGMEVAEIDGAPRMGPTFGAMMISGQKAAHLALRSLGLPNALDGTYAGSIHPELILAAADASETVDA, encoded by the exons ATGGCAAGCATGGCAACAGCAACCTTCACCTCCACTCTTTCATCCAAGCCTAGAACAACTCTCTTTGGGAATTCCCGCTCATCCTTCCATGGACTACCTGTATCTTCATCTCCTCATCTTCAGCCAATTAAATCAACCCCGCAAAATTCCTCCTTAATCTCCATGTCTGCCTCGGCTACTCCCCCCTATGATCTCCAATCTTTTACGTTTGATCCCATCAAAGAATCCATCGTTTCTCGTGAGATGACTCGCCGGTACATGATGGACATGATCACCTATGCTGACACTGATGTTGTCATAGTTGGTGCTGGATCTGCTGGACTTTCTTGCGCTTATGAACTCAGCAAGAATCCTTCTGTCCAG GTGGCCATAATTGAGCAATCCGTGAGCCctggtggtggtgcatggctaGGCGGACAACTCTTTTCAGCTATGGTTGTCCGGAAGCCGGCACATCTTTTCCTTGATGAGCTTGGTGTTGACTACGATGAACAAGACAATTACGTTGTGATAAAACATGCAGCTTTGTTCACTTCAACCATCATGAGCAAACTTTTGGCTAGGCCAAATGTGAAGCTCTTCAATGCTGTTGCAGCAGAGGACTTGATAGTGAAGGGGAGTAGAGTTGGGGGCGTGGTTACCAATTGGGCTCTGGTTTCAATGAACCATGACACACAGTCTTGTATGGATCCTAATGTTGTGGAGGCTAAGGTTGTGGTGAGTTCTTGTGGGCATGATGGCCCCTTTGGTGCTACTGGTGTTAAGAGGCTCAAGAGTATTGGCATGATTGAAAATGTCCCTGGCATGAAAGCGTTGGACATGAATGCAGCTGAGGATGCAATTGTGAGGCTCACAAGAGAAATTGTGCCCGGGATGATTGTCACTGGTATGGAAGTTGCTGAGATTGATGGAGCACCAAGAATG GGGCCAACATTCGGAGCCATGATGATATCAGGGCAGAAGGCGGCTCATCTTGCATTGAGGTCCCTGGGCTTGCCTAACGCATTAGATGGAACATATGCGGGAAGTATTCACCCTGAGCTAATCCTTGCTGCCGCTGATGCTTCAGAGACCGTGGACGCCTGA